The following are encoded together in the Humulus lupulus chromosome 5, drHumLupu1.1, whole genome shotgun sequence genome:
- the LOC133779767 gene encoding uncharacterized protein LOC133779767, producing MEITDNLPQYINYLNERGQVMEQSIEYEWLPTKCSNCKKLGHTVASCKYVSEVAWRKKESKSNLDTDPTKVVDADSLKPSSTVPIQLTQHGVTQSSAGPNELSWSILRRTVVVKPVEPIPVEQSRNSYSVLQEQQKTLSDPFLIVGLNGVLQHTDESDQFLHCRVRICSRNQDFCLTIVHVSNSLEARRNLWYDLANLHFPIKPWIILGDFNAVFDIADRIGGRSISVKEMEDSRQWLALGLVDEMKIMRPTYTRSNNQEGGTRIFYKLDRVFTNKAWMDSFPLASTFSQWEVILDNSFILIKKIEVWRMGVKPFHFYNMWSSHDKLRETVLASWSKPLLFEGRGLGNIVWKLTHLKHVLKNFNLRAMGDVFL from the exons ATGGAAATTACAGATAATCTTCCTCAATACATCAACTATCTAAATGAGAGGGGACAAGTTATGGAACAATCTATTGAGTATGAATGGTTACCTACGAAATGCTCTAACTGTAAGAAGTTAGGACATACAGTAGCCTCTTGTAAATATGTTTCTGAAGTAGCCTGGAGGAAGAAAGAGTCTAAGAGCAACCTAGATACTGATCCAACTAAGGTTGTTGATGCAGATAGTTTAAAGCCGAGCAGCACTGTCCCGATTCAGCTGACTCAACATGGAGTAACTCAATCAAGTGCTGGTCCAAATGAGTTAAGCTGGTCAATTCTGAGAAGAACTGTGGTAGTGAAACCTGTTGAACCAATTCCAGTTGAACAATCTAGGAATTCATACAGTGTGCTCCAAGAGCAGCAGAAGACTTTGTCTGATCCATTTCTGATTGTTGGTTTGAATGGAGTTTTGCAACATACAGAT GAGAGTGACCAGTTTTTACATTGTAGAGTTAGAATTTGCAGTAGAAACCAAGATTTTTGTCTTACCATTGTGCATGTCTCTAACAGTTTGGAGGCTAGGAGGAATTTATGGTATGATTTGGCTAACTTACATTTTCCTATCAAACCTTGGATCATCTTGGGGGACTTCAATGCTGTCTTTGACATTGCTGATAGAATTGGTGGGAGATCTATTTCAGTGAAGGAAATGGAGGATTCTCGGCAGTGGCTTGCTCTTGGTTTGGTTGATGAAATGAAGATCATGAGGCCTACTTATACTCGGTCTAATAATCAAGAAGGGGGGACTCGTATTTTCTATAAGTTGGACAGGGTgtttactaataaggcttggatGGATTCCTTCCCGTTGGCTTCTACCTTTTCTCAATGGGAGGTGATTTTGGATAATAGCTTTATTCTTATCAAGAAAATAGAAGTTTGGAGGATGGGGGTGAAGCCGTTTCATTTCTATAACATGTGGTCTTCTCATGATAAATTAAGGGAGACAGTTTTAGCTAGCTGGTCTAAGCCTTTATTATTTGAAGGCCGTGGCTTGGGGAATATTGTTTGGAAGCTCACTCATCTTAAACATGTTTTGAAGAATTTTAATTTGCGGGCTATGGGAGATGTGTTTCTGTAA